Proteins encoded together in one Gemmatimonadota bacterium DH-78 window:
- a CDS encoding TRAP transporter fused permease subunit — protein sequence MGSRTLLLALAAAAAGFHLWSAGVAPFTALVQRPVHLALMAAIGLLSVRVARGEGDDDGPEEAATPPGTLHVVTSWLLVLLMIGAAAHLVMGHETLVRRTGSPTAADLVWGAVTVVVVLELTRRTVGLGLVVICVAALGYAFAGPWLPGLLAHRGYGTVRLLEQLYLSTEGIWGVPLGVSADFVYLFILFGAVLDVAGGGALFIALANRVAGRSRGGPAKTAAVASGLMGSLSGSAVANTVTTGAFTIPLMKRAGFSPRWAGAVEATASTGGQLMPPVMGAGAFILATWTNIPYVRVAVAALVPALLFYAALFFAIHFRAARMGIEPDPAAGSEPVGPRLHLLIPLGVIVVFLGMGRSPMRAAFWGVVSAAAVTFLRAATRPSRDDFERAVLAAGRGTVQVAAACAAAGIVVGVASLTGIGLRMSELIITLAGGQLFPALVLTALGSIVLGMGLPTTAAYVVLAALGAPALVELGVPLLAAHLFIFYFGALSNVTPPVSLAAFAAAGIAGSAPMRTAVTGMGLASAGFLVPFAFVYGPGLLLVGSVGTIALAIVTGLAGVIALAAAVVGWLRGPLGWVDRVLLVAAAIALVFPGVYTGAAGFGALLWAARSTAATAAEPAAVSG from the coding sequence ATGGGATCCAGAACTCTACTTCTCGCGCTCGCCGCCGCCGCCGCAGGCTTTCATCTGTGGTCGGCCGGAGTGGCTCCATTCACCGCGCTCGTCCAGCGTCCGGTGCACCTCGCCCTCATGGCCGCCATCGGACTTCTCAGCGTCCGGGTGGCGCGCGGAGAGGGGGACGACGACGGCCCCGAAGAGGCCGCCACTCCGCCCGGCACCCTCCATGTGGTGACATCCTGGTTGCTCGTTCTGCTGATGATCGGGGCGGCCGCGCACCTCGTGATGGGTCACGAGACGCTGGTGCGACGCACCGGCTCACCCACCGCGGCCGACCTCGTCTGGGGCGCGGTGACGGTGGTGGTCGTGCTCGAACTCACCCGGCGCACCGTGGGGCTCGGGCTGGTGGTGATCTGCGTGGCCGCCCTCGGCTACGCCTTCGCGGGTCCGTGGCTGCCCGGGCTGCTCGCCCACCGCGGCTACGGCACCGTGCGACTGTTGGAACAGCTCTATCTGTCGACCGAGGGGATCTGGGGAGTGCCGCTCGGGGTGTCGGCCGACTTCGTCTATCTCTTCATCCTGTTCGGCGCGGTGCTCGACGTGGCGGGGGGCGGTGCACTGTTCATCGCACTCGCGAACCGGGTGGCGGGGCGCAGCCGCGGAGGTCCGGCCAAGACGGCGGCGGTGGCCTCGGGACTGATGGGGTCGCTGTCGGGGAGCGCGGTCGCCAACACCGTCACCACCGGGGCCTTCACGATTCCGCTGATGAAGCGCGCCGGATTCTCGCCGCGCTGGGCGGGCGCGGTGGAGGCGACGGCGTCGACCGGCGGGCAGCTGATGCCCCCGGTGATGGGTGCGGGAGCCTTCATCCTGGCCACCTGGACGAACATTCCGTACGTGCGGGTGGCCGTGGCCGCGCTGGTGCCCGCCCTGCTCTTCTACGCGGCGCTCTTCTTCGCCATCCACTTCCGCGCCGCGCGGATGGGCATCGAGCCCGACCCCGCGGCGGGATCGGAGCCGGTGGGGCCGCGCCTCCATCTCCTGATCCCGCTCGGGGTGATCGTCGTCTTCCTGGGCATGGGCCGCTCTCCGATGCGCGCCGCCTTCTGGGGCGTCGTGTCGGCCGCTGCGGTCACCTTCCTGCGCGCCGCCACCCGCCCGAGCCGCGATGACTTCGAGCGTGCCGTGCTGGCGGCGGGCCGGGGAACGGTGCAGGTGGCGGCGGCCTGTGCGGCGGCGGGCATCGTGGTGGGCGTGGCCTCGCTCACCGGCATCGGCCTGCGCATGAGCGAGCTGATCATCACCCTCGCCGGAGGCCAGCTCTTTCCGGCCCTCGTACTCACGGCGCTCGGCTCGATCGTGCTCGGAATGGGACTCCCGACCACGGCCGCCTACGTCGTGCTCGCCGCCCTGGGAGCGCCCGCCCTCGTGGAGCTCGGAGTGCCGTTGCTCGCGGCCCATCTGTTCATCTTCTACTTCGGCGCCCTGTCCAACGTGACTCCGCCCGTGAGTCTGGCCGCCTTTGCGGCGGCCGGCATCGCCGGCAGCGCCCCCATGCGCACGGCCGTGACCGGCATGGGACTCGCGTCGGCAGGGTTTCTCGTGCCCTTCGCCTTCGTGTACGGCCCGGGGCTGCTCCTGGTGGGCTCGGTCGGCACCATCGCGCTGGCGATCGTGACCGGACTCGCGGGGGTGATCGCGCTCGCCGCGGCCGTGGTGGGATGGCTGCGCGGACCCCTGGGTTGGGTCGACCGGGTGCTGCTGGTGGCCGCGGCCATCGCCCTCGTGTTTCCCGGGGTCTACACCGGCGCGGCCGGCTTCGGTGCGCTACTTTGGGCCGCGCGTTCCACCGCC
- a CDS encoding creatininase family protein, whose amino-acid sequence MRAFGILLAGSLLTTVLPSSGAAQELDAPRPIDALNSVWIEELTWMEVRDEIQAGKTTAIISTGGIEPNGPYVATGKHNYVLMSACDLLARELGDALCAPIVKLVPEGRIDPPSGHMQYPGTISVRQETFEAILEDVGRSLAAHGFTDIVYIGDSGGNARGQQAVAAKLTEEWAAAGRDARAHHIGEFYNYAEIERYMEEDLGYEQPVDEGLHDNLYITSIMMVTDPTVVRYDQRVAAGKATINGASIEPKEEIIELGRKLLQYRIDLTEAAIREARGR is encoded by the coding sequence ATGCGGGCTTTCGGGATCCTTCTGGCGGGGTCGCTGTTGACCACCGTCCTCCCCTCGTCCGGCGCGGCGCAGGAGCTCGACGCCCCGCGTCCGATCGACGCCCTGAACTCGGTGTGGATCGAGGAGCTCACCTGGATGGAGGTGCGCGACGAGATCCAGGCGGGGAAGACGACGGCGATCATTTCCACCGGGGGGATCGAGCCCAACGGCCCGTACGTCGCCACCGGCAAGCACAACTACGTGCTCATGTCGGCCTGCGATCTGCTGGCGCGCGAGCTCGGGGACGCCCTCTGTGCCCCGATCGTCAAGCTGGTTCCCGAGGGCCGCATCGATCCGCCCTCCGGCCACATGCAGTACCCGGGCACCATCTCGGTGCGACAGGAGACCTTCGAGGCGATCCTCGAAGATGTCGGCCGCTCCCTCGCCGCCCACGGGTTCACCGACATCGTCTACATCGGAGACTCGGGCGGCAACGCGCGCGGCCAGCAGGCGGTGGCCGCGAAGCTCACCGAGGAATGGGCCGCCGCCGGTCGCGACGCCCGCGCACACCACATCGGCGAGTTCTACAACTACGCCGAGATCGAGCGGTACATGGAGGAAGACCTCGGCTATGAACAGCCGGTGGACGAGGGACTCCACGACAACCTCTACATCACCTCGATCATGATGGTCACCGATCCGACGGTGGTCCGCTACGACCAGCGGGTGGCCGCGGGGAAGGCGACGATCAACGGCGCGAGCATCGAGCCGAAGGAGGAGATCATCGAGCTGGGCCGGAAGCTCCTGCAGTACCGCATCGACCTGACGGAGGCCGCCATCCGCGAGGCGCGCGGACGATGA
- a CDS encoding DUF1592 domain-containing protein produces the protein MRSLGGAVLVAAIAGAGLTVASTSAPPVATAHAGLSAPSSAELNEVVDRYCAGCHNDRRLTGNLSLDGFDVADPFARIETAESMIRKLRAGMMPPPGRRRPEGDTLADLALALERTLDESAFADPDPGHRTFQRLNRAEYQAAVRALLDLEIDAGDYLPLDTKSANFDNIADVQLLSATTLSTYLNAAAEVARIAVGDPNAPPSTATYTNSGYLSQWDRMEGAPRGTRGGVSVVHVFPADGLYTFQMTFEHTTTGGFYGRVTEGEEIDVSIDGERVALLAVDRWMDVSDPKGVMMETEPVYITAGPHRVAAAFIRQSEGPVEDLLSRHEWSLADRQIGVSGFGITALAHMKDLVVEGPIQTDGVSPTPSRARIFSCHPDEGAEPRGCARSIVERLATQAYRRPVTTAEIDELVTFYDEGEAEGGFEVGVRRSLQAILAAPDFIFRFEEPPAGLEEGGVFALDDYDLASRLSFFLWGLPPDSALMQVASTGTLGEIEVLEAEVDRMLADPRAEALATRFAAQWLRLDDLDKVHPDRLLFPDYHEQLAEAMRRETELFFHALVQEDRSLLELYSADWTFVNERLALHYGIDGVVGEEFQRVRYDDAQRRGLFGHGSVLTLTSHANRTSPVLRGKWVMEVLMGTPPPPPPPGVPDLDETDASMDGQMLTTRERMEMHRANPQCSSCHEFIDPIGLALDNYDVTGRWRIKEFGQELDTRGEMYDGTPVTSPADLRQALLARPVPLVRTFTENLMAYAIGRRIEAEDQPWVRAIAGRARSEDYRMSAFIKGVVESPAFRMQTATTVDANQ, from the coding sequence ATGAGGTCGCTCGGAGGGGCCGTGCTCGTCGCGGCGATCGCGGGCGCCGGACTGACCGTGGCGTCGACCTCGGCCCCCCCGGTCGCCACCGCTCACGCGGGGCTGTCCGCCCCGTCGAGCGCCGAACTCAACGAGGTGGTGGACCGGTACTGCGCGGGGTGCCACAACGACCGGCGACTCACCGGCAACCTGAGCCTCGACGGCTTCGACGTGGCCGACCCCTTCGCCCGGATCGAGACGGCGGAGAGCATGATCCGGAAGCTGCGTGCGGGCATGATGCCGCCTCCCGGTCGGCGGCGGCCGGAGGGCGATACCCTCGCCGACCTGGCGCTCGCCCTGGAGCGCACCCTCGACGAGTCCGCCTTCGCCGATCCCGACCCGGGGCACCGCACCTTTCAGCGGCTGAATCGAGCCGAGTACCAGGCCGCAGTGCGGGCGCTGCTCGACCTCGAGATCGACGCCGGCGACTACCTGCCGCTCGACACCAAGTCGGCGAACTTCGACAACATCGCCGACGTGCAGCTGCTGTCGGCCACCACCCTGTCGACCTACCTGAACGCCGCCGCCGAGGTGGCGCGGATCGCCGTGGGCGATCCCAACGCACCCCCGTCGACGGCCACCTACACCAACTCCGGCTACCTCTCGCAGTGGGACCGCATGGAGGGCGCGCCGAGGGGCACGCGGGGCGGGGTGTCGGTGGTGCACGTCTTCCCTGCCGACGGGCTCTACACCTTCCAGATGACCTTCGAGCACACCACCACCGGCGGCTTCTACGGCCGGGTGACCGAGGGTGAGGAGATCGACGTCTCGATCGATGGCGAGCGGGTGGCGCTGCTGGCGGTGGATCGCTGGATGGACGTGTCGGATCCCAAGGGCGTGATGATGGAGACGGAGCCGGTCTACATCACCGCCGGTCCGCACCGCGTGGCCGCCGCCTTCATCCGCCAGAGCGAGGGGCCGGTAGAAGACCTGCTCTCGCGCCACGAGTGGTCGCTCGCCGACCGTCAGATCGGGGTGAGCGGATTCGGAATCACCGCACTCGCCCACATGAAGGACCTCGTGGTCGAAGGCCCGATTCAGACCGACGGCGTCTCGCCCACGCCCAGCCGAGCCCGGATCTTCAGCTGTCACCCAGACGAGGGCGCCGAGCCCCGGGGATGCGCGCGCAGCATCGTGGAGCGGCTGGCCACCCAGGCGTATCGGCGCCCGGTCACGACCGCCGAGATCGACGAGCTCGTGACCTTCTACGACGAGGGCGAAGCCGAGGGCGGCTTCGAGGTGGGCGTGCGCCGTTCGCTTCAGGCGATCCTCGCGGCCCCCGACTTCATCTTCCGCTTCGAGGAGCCGCCGGCAGGGCTCGAAGAGGGCGGGGTGTTCGCGCTCGACGACTACGACCTCGCGTCGCGGCTGTCGTTCTTTCTCTGGGGACTCCCGCCCGACTCCGCGCTGATGCAGGTCGCGTCGACGGGCACCCTCGGAGAGATCGAGGTGCTCGAGGCCGAGGTCGACCGGATGCTGGCCGACCCGCGCGCCGAGGCGCTCGCCACCCGCTTCGCCGCGCAGTGGCTGCGGCTCGACGACCTCGACAAGGTCCACCCCGACCGGCTGCTCTTTCCCGACTACCACGAGCAGTTGGCCGAGGCCATGCGGCGCGAGACGGAGCTCTTCTTCCACGCGCTGGTTCAGGAGGACCGGAGCCTGCTCGAGCTGTACTCGGCCGACTGGACCTTCGTGAACGAGCGCCTCGCCCTGCACTACGGCATCGACGGGGTGGTGGGTGAGGAGTTTCAGCGGGTGCGGTACGACGATGCGCAGCGGCGCGGCCTGTTCGGGCACGGCAGCGTGCTCACGCTCACCTCGCACGCGAACCGCACCTCACCGGTGCTCCGCGGGAAGTGGGTGATGGAGGTGCTCATGGGCACGCCCCCGCCTCCGCCCCCGCCCGGAGTCCCCGATCTCGACGAGACGGACGCCTCGATGGACGGGCAGATGCTCACCACCCGCGAGCGGATGGAGATGCATCGCGCCAACCCGCAGTGCTCGTCGTGCCACGAGTTCATCGATCCGATCGGCCTCGCGCTCGACAACTACGACGTGACGGGCCGGTGGCGGATCAAGGAGTTCGGGCAGGAGCTCGACACTCGAGGAGAGATGTACGACGGCACGCCGGTCACGAGCCCGGCGGATCTGAGGCAGGCGCTGCTCGCCCGCCCGGTTCCGCTCGTGCGCACCTTCACCGAAAACCTGATGGCCTACGCGATCGGTCGGCGGATCGAGGCCGAGGACCAGCCCTGGGTGCGGGCGATCGCGGGACGGGCCCGAAGCGAAGACTACCGGATGTCGGCCTTCATCAAGGGTGTGGTGGAGAGCCCGGCCTTCCGGATGCAGACAGCGACGACAGTGGACGCGAACCAGTGA
- a CDS encoding DUF1552 domain-containing protein, with translation MHLIGRHIPRRTFLQGMGAAVALPFLDAMRPAGALRALERGAATDPTRLVAIEMVHGSAGSNELGATLNLWSPAATGRDFDLAPSSLRALEAYRHRMNIYSNTDVRMAEAMSAEEIGGDHFRSSAVFLTQAHPKQTEGSDVLVGPSLDQLYAQRFGQETPIPSMQLCIENIDQSGGCAYGYTCVYTDSISWASETEPLPVIRDPRVVFEQLFGAGSTAEERASRLRADRSILDWITGRISEVRSQLGGADRQRLERYLENVREVERRIQRIEAYNTSGEERALPMAPAGVPDSFREHVELMFDLQALAFQSDMTRVFSFKMGRDSSARVYPESGSERPFHPASHHGGREDAVLEFAKINSYHVSMLPYFLKKLEEISEGDETMLDKTMIIYGSPMGDSNLHNHKRCPLIVMGGANGSLDTGYHHSYADGTPMANVMLSLMHNLGMDDLQSFGDSTGVEAI, from the coding sequence ATGCATCTGATCGGTCGACACATCCCCCGACGCACCTTCCTCCAGGGGATGGGCGCCGCGGTCGCGCTCCCCTTCCTCGACGCCATGCGGCCCGCGGGAGCGCTGCGCGCGCTCGAGCGCGGCGCCGCCACCGACCCGACCCGGCTCGTGGCCATCGAGATGGTGCACGGCTCGGCGGGCTCGAACGAGCTCGGCGCCACGCTCAACCTCTGGTCGCCTGCCGCCACCGGACGCGACTTCGACCTGGCACCGAGTTCGCTGCGGGCGCTGGAGGCGTACCGCCACCGCATGAACATCTACAGCAACACCGACGTGCGGATGGCCGAGGCGATGTCGGCCGAGGAGATCGGGGGCGACCATTTCCGGTCGAGCGCCGTCTTCCTCACGCAGGCGCATCCGAAGCAGACCGAGGGGTCCGACGTGCTGGTGGGGCCCTCGCTCGACCAGCTCTATGCGCAGCGGTTCGGACAGGAGACCCCGATTCCGTCGATGCAGCTGTGCATCGAGAACATCGATCAGTCGGGCGGCTGTGCCTACGGCTACACCTGCGTGTACACCGACTCCATTTCCTGGGCGTCGGAGACGGAGCCGCTGCCGGTGATCCGCGATCCCCGGGTGGTGTTCGAGCAGCTGTTCGGGGCCGGCTCCACCGCCGAAGAGAGGGCGTCGCGACTCCGGGCCGATCGCTCGATCCTCGACTGGATCACCGGCCGCATCTCCGAGGTGCGCAGTCAGCTCGGAGGCGCCGACCGCCAGCGGCTCGAGCGCTACCTCGAAAACGTGCGCGAGGTGGAGCGCCGCATCCAGCGGATCGAGGCCTACAACACGAGCGGTGAGGAGCGGGCGCTGCCGATGGCCCCGGCCGGAGTGCCCGACTCCTTCCGCGAGCATGTGGAGCTGATGTTCGACCTGCAGGCGCTCGCCTTCCAGTCGGACATGACCCGGGTGTTCTCCTTCAAGATGGGCCGCGACTCGTCGGCACGGGTGTATCCGGAGAGCGGGTCGGAGCGGCCCTTCCACCCGGCGTCGCACCACGGGGGCCGGGAGGACGCGGTGCTGGAGTTCGCCAAGATCAACAGCTACCACGTGAGCATGCTGCCCTACTTCCTGAAGAAGCTCGAGGAGATCTCGGAGGGCGACGAGACCATGCTCGACAAGACGATGATCATCTACGGATCGCCGATGGGCGACTCCAATCTGCACAACCACAAGCGCTGCCCGCTGATCGTGATGGGCGGCGCGAACGGCAGTCTCGACACCGGCTACCATCACAGCTACGCCGACGGCACCCCCATGGCCAACGTGATGCTCTCGCTCATGCACAACCTGGGCATGGACGACCTGCAGTCGTTCGGCGACAGCACCGGGGTGGAGGCCATTTGA
- a CDS encoding ankyrin repeat domain-containing protein → MAGTAALLAATVLASGAVGTDALRAQTFASAETGAVRGDGSTELHDAAEAGDVERTKALIASGADLEATTRIGAYTPLHLAAAAGRAGTVQALLDAGANPHATTETGDVVALHFAAAAGSVEAVEALIAAGADVDALESERGQTPLIFAISRNRLGAIEALIAAGADVEAATFVVSIPEMQSVSSRASSVRAQVLDSLAAAEGVDPVNFRPTPEQVELAVRRANEVEPAARIAPADVADYHADPDVGDGGGSSYGALVGRQGGLTPLLHAAREGRVEAVEALLRAGADIDRVSLGDHTSPILIATLNGHFDLALQLLERGADPNLASDAGAAPLYAALNTHWAPKARYPQQQAYTQQEADYLTLMRALLEAGADPNLRTNRHLWYMGYTFDQLSVDTRGSSPFWRAAYATDVAAMELLVEFGADPTVPTLAGNPRRAPDPDAVDPSGMPPMKAGDPGVFPIHAASGVGYGEGFAGNAHRHVEDGWVPAVKYLVEVHGADVNARDLNGYTPLHHAAARGDNALIEYLVSKGADPMVVSRRGQTTVDMANGPVQRISPFPETIALLESMGAINNHNCQSC, encoded by the coding sequence GTGGCCGGGACCGCCGCCCTGCTGGCGGCGACCGTGCTCGCCTCGGGCGCGGTCGGCACGGACGCGCTGCGAGCCCAGACCTTCGCCTCGGCGGAGACGGGCGCGGTGCGGGGCGATGGATCCACCGAGCTGCACGACGCCGCCGAGGCGGGTGATGTCGAGCGCACGAAGGCGCTGATCGCCTCGGGCGCCGACCTCGAGGCCACCACCCGGATCGGGGCCTACACCCCGCTGCATCTGGCCGCCGCGGCCGGGCGGGCGGGCACGGTGCAGGCGCTGCTCGACGCCGGGGCCAACCCGCACGCGACCACCGAGACGGGCGATGTGGTGGCGCTTCACTTCGCCGCCGCGGCCGGTAGCGTCGAGGCGGTCGAGGCGTTGATCGCGGCGGGTGCCGATGTGGACGCCCTCGAGTCGGAGCGCGGGCAGACGCCGCTCATCTTCGCGATCTCGCGCAACCGCCTGGGTGCGATCGAGGCTCTGATCGCGGCCGGTGCGGACGTCGAGGCGGCCACCTTCGTGGTGTCGATTCCGGAGATGCAGTCGGTGTCTTCGCGCGCCTCGTCGGTCCGGGCGCAGGTGCTCGACTCCCTGGCCGCGGCCGAGGGCGTCGACCCGGTCAACTTCCGCCCCACCCCCGAGCAGGTGGAGCTCGCCGTGCGGCGGGCCAACGAGGTGGAGCCGGCGGCGCGCATCGCCCCCGCCGACGTGGCCGACTACCACGCCGATCCCGATGTGGGTGACGGCGGCGGATCGAGCTACGGGGCACTCGTGGGGCGGCAGGGGGGACTCACCCCGCTGCTCCACGCCGCGCGCGAGGGCCGCGTGGAGGCGGTCGAGGCGCTGCTTCGCGCCGGGGCGGACATCGACCGTGTGAGTCTGGGCGACCACACCAGCCCGATTCTGATCGCCACCCTCAACGGGCACTTCGACCTGGCACTCCAGCTGCTCGAGCGCGGCGCGGATCCCAACCTGGCGAGCGACGCCGGCGCGGCGCCGCTCTACGCCGCCCTCAACACGCACTGGGCCCCGAAGGCGCGCTATCCGCAGCAGCAGGCCTACACGCAGCAGGAGGCCGACTACCTCACCCTGATGCGGGCGCTGCTGGAGGCGGGGGCCGATCCGAACCTGCGCACCAACCGGCATCTCTGGTACATGGGCTACACCTTCGACCAGCTGAGTGTCGACACGCGCGGCTCGTCACCCTTCTGGCGGGCCGCCTACGCGACCGATGTGGCGGCCATGGAACTGCTGGTGGAGTTCGGGGCGGATCCCACCGTGCCCACGCTGGCCGGCAACCCCCGCCGCGCCCCCGACCCGGATGCGGTCGATCCCTCGGGCATGCCGCCCATGAAGGCCGGCGATCCCGGAGTGTTTCCCATCCACGCCGCGAGCGGGGTGGGATACGGTGAGGGCTTCGCGGGCAACGCGCACCGGCACGTGGAAGACGGATGGGTGCCCGCCGTGAAGTATCTGGTCGAGGTGCACGGGGCCGATGTGAACGCGCGTGACCTCAACGGCTACACCCCGTTGCATCACGCCGCCGCCCGAGGCGACAATGCGCTCATCGAGTACCTCGTGTCGAAGGGTGCCGACCCCATGGTCGTGAGTCGGCGGGGGCAGACCACCGTGGACATGGCCAACGGCCCGGTCCAGCGTATCTCGCCCTTTCCCGAGACGATCGCGCTTCTGGAGTCGATGGGTGCGATCAACAACCACAACTGCCAGTCCTGCTGA
- a CDS encoding cytochrome c — MWSTGFASLAVAAVVALPAAVSAQDDGPPPAADYRSALMVSLQNHMSAVSALAAGEVAYMGHIQTHASAVNGLATMIGEAFPEGTAEGSRASEDIWANWDAFMEKLRPLQEGAAALDAAAQAGDADGIAAARQAVMATCRSCHTDYRLPPPGN; from the coding sequence ATGTGGAGTACGGGTTTCGCGTCCCTCGCCGTGGCGGCCGTCGTCGCCCTTCCCGCCGCCGTGTCGGCGCAGGACGACGGCCCGCCCCCCGCCGCCGACTATCGCTCGGCCCTGATGGTGAGCCTGCAGAACCACATGTCGGCGGTGTCGGCGTTGGCCGCCGGCGAGGTGGCCTACATGGGCCACATCCAGACTCACGCCTCCGCGGTGAACGGTCTGGCCACGATGATCGGTGAGGCCTTCCCCGAGGGCACCGCCGAAGGCTCGCGCGCCAGCGAAGACATCTGGGCGAACTGGGATGCCTTCATGGAGAAACTGCGCCCGCTGCAGGAGGGCGCCGCCGCGCTCGACGCCGCCGCGCAGGCCGGGGATGCCGACGGGATCGCCGCCGCCCGGCAGGCGGTGATGGCCACCTGTCGCAGCTGCCACACCGACTACCGCCTGCCCCCGCCGGGGAACTGA
- a CDS encoding alkaline phosphatase D family protein produces the protein MDRRSFLTDLSRYAVLFSVAPDRWRLPLRTPWADDPFTLGVASGDPLSDRCVIWTRLAPAPFEAMGGMSGNRTTIGWEVAHDEAFERIVRSGRTIAAPELGYSVHVDVEGLDPDRWYFYRFTTGDGASPVGRLRTTPAPGADTPLDFAVCSCQNYEQGLFTAYEHLVGESLDLVTHLGDYIYEYAGADGRVRKHHGFEIVMLDDYRARYAQYKMDPALKAAHAHCPWVVTWDDHEVDNNYAGLVGENTFESVEQMRRRREAAYQAWWENQPVRVPRPEAWADLTIRRTTGWGSLATFHTLDTRQYRSDQACGDGSDPVPCGTWDDPSRTLLGREQEQWLLNGLQSDSARWQVLAQQIMMAPYDRAVGDEVVTSMDQWSGYPHARDHLLRGIADRAPGRTIVLTGDIHSNWVNDLQAGYDRPDRPVIGTEFVGTSISSGGDGQEMGGGVEQAMSDNPHLHWQNSRRGYVRCRVEPEVWTTDYRTVDQVSRPGAAIKTASSWRVERERPGVERTG, from the coding sequence GTGGATCGTCGCAGCTTTCTCACCGACCTCTCGCGCTACGCCGTTCTCTTCTCGGTCGCTCCCGACCGCTGGCGACTGCCCCTTCGCACCCCGTGGGCCGACGACCCCTTCACCCTCGGGGTGGCGTCGGGCGATCCGCTCTCCGATCGGTGCGTGATCTGGACGCGGCTCGCTCCGGCCCCGTTCGAGGCGATGGGCGGCATGAGCGGCAACCGCACCACGATCGGGTGGGAGGTGGCGCACGACGAGGCCTTCGAACGAATCGTGCGCAGCGGTCGGACGATCGCCGCGCCGGAGCTCGGCTACTCGGTGCACGTCGACGTGGAGGGTCTCGACCCCGACCGGTGGTACTTCTACCGCTTCACCACGGGCGACGGTGCGAGCCCGGTCGGACGGCTGCGCACCACCCCGGCACCCGGCGCCGACACGCCGCTCGACTTCGCCGTCTGCTCGTGCCAGAACTACGAACAGGGCCTCTTCACCGCCTACGAGCACCTGGTGGGGGAGTCGCTCGACCTCGTCACCCATCTCGGCGACTACATCTACGAGTACGCCGGTGCCGACGGCCGCGTGCGGAAGCATCACGGCTTCGAGATCGTCATGCTCGACGATTACCGCGCCCGCTACGCGCAGTACAAGATGGACCCGGCGCTCAAGGCCGCCCATGCGCACTGCCCCTGGGTGGTCACCTGGGACGACCACGAAGTCGACAACAACTACGCCGGCCTCGTGGGCGAAAACACCTTCGAGTCCGTCGAGCAGATGCGGCGCCGGCGCGAGGCCGCCTATCAGGCCTGGTGGGAGAATCAGCCGGTGCGGGTGCCCCGCCCCGAGGCGTGGGCCGACCTCACCATTCGCCGCACCACCGGATGGGGCTCGCTGGCCACCTTCCACACGCTCGATACCCGCCAGTACCGCAGCGATCAGGCCTGCGGCGACGGCTCCGACCCGGTGCCCTGCGGCACGTGGGACGACCCGTCGCGCACCCTGCTCGGACGCGAGCAGGAGCAGTGGCTGTTGAATGGACTCCAGAGCGACTCCGCGAGATGGCAGGTGCTCGCGCAGCAGATCATGATGGCGCCCTACGATCGCGCCGTCGGTGACGAGGTGGTCACCTCGATGGATCAGTGGAGCGGCTACCCCCATGCCCGCGACCACCTGCTCCGCGGCATCGCCGACCGCGCGCCCGGTCGCACGATCGTGCTCACCGGCGACATCCACTCGAACTGGGTGAACGACCTGCAGGCCGGATACGACCGCCCCGACCGCCCGGTGATCGGCACCGAATTCGTGGGCACCTCGATCAGCTCGGGTGGCGACGGCCAGGAGATGGGCGGCGGGGTGGAGCAGGCCATGTCGGACAACCCGCACCTGCACTGGCAGAACTCCCGCCGCGGCTACGTGCGCTGCCGGGTGGAGCCCGAAGTGTGGACCACCGACTACCGCACCGTGGACCAGGTCAGCCGACCCGGCGCGGCGATCAAGACGGCCTCGAGCTGGCGGGTGGAGCGGGAGCGGCCGGGGGTGGAGCGTACGGGCTGA
- a CDS encoding sulfur transferase domain-containing protein: MLRRPLLALVLPLAALQFACGGDSDAPEATGDAMDSPAASASEMAMPTLAEAEALEVRNARLPMARTLTGGQPTPEQFAALEAAGIERFISLRPTSEDGAGWEEERAAGGADFARIPIAGAEDLTRENVASFAALLDRDGEAPTMVYCASGNRAGALFALKAAWVDGMDPAAALELGREAGLTGLDEAVQELLGVSGR; encoded by the coding sequence ATGCTCCGCCGCCCGCTGCTCGCCCTCGTCCTGCCACTCGCCGCCCTCCAGTTCGCCTGCGGGGGGGACTCCGACGCGCCCGAGGCGACCGGCGACGCCATGGACTCGCCCGCGGCGAGCGCCTCGGAAATGGCGATGCCGACCCTGGCCGAGGCGGAGGCCCTCGAGGTGCGCAACGCGCGCCTGCCGATGGCCCGCACCCTGACGGGCGGCCAGCCGACCCCCGAGCAGTTCGCGGCGCTCGAGGCCGCGGGCATCGAGCGCTTCATCTCGCTGCGCCCCACATCCGAAGACGGAGCCGGCTGGGAGGAGGAGCGCGCGGCCGGCGGCGCCGACTTCGCCCGCATCCCGATCGCGGGCGCGGAGGACCTCACCCGCGAGAACGTCGCGAGCTTCGCCGCACTGCTCGACCGCGACGGCGAAGCGCCGACCATGGTCTACTGCGCGAGCGGAAACCGAGCCGGCGCGCTGTTCGCCCTGAAGGCGGCCTGGGTGGACGGCATGGATCCGGCGGCCGCGCTCGAGCTGGGGCGTGAGGCCGGGCTGACCGGGCTCGACGAAGCCGTTCAGGAGTTGCTCGGCGTGTCGGGTCGGTAA